A section of the Streptomyces sp. NBC_00178 genome encodes:
- the epsC gene encoding serine O-acetyltransferase EpsC — translation MSLLSPTKPEPNPVPGPTSGTAPTGGPATTGATPASPVPRLLRTLREDLHVVVARDPSVRGSKEAVLHPALTALWAHRVAHRMHGAGLRMPARLLARWARRVTAVEIHPGAVLGRRVFIDHGAGVVIGETAVVGDDVTMYHQVTLGAVGWWSDNKRPEGDRRHPVVGSGVVLGANCTVLGPVTVGDRAVIGAQALVNKDVPGGARVLAPTAVIKEPGREPELMEDVFTVIASAGSW, via the coding sequence ATGAGCCTGCTCAGTCCGACGAAACCGGAACCGAATCCGGTCCCCGGCCCCACGTCCGGCACCGCCCCCACGGGCGGCCCCGCGACGACGGGCGCGACCCCCGCCTCCCCCGTCCCGCGCCTTCTGCGCACCCTTCGCGAGGACCTCCACGTCGTCGTCGCACGGGACCCGTCCGTGCGGGGCTCGAAGGAGGCCGTGCTGCACCCCGCCCTCACCGCGCTGTGGGCGCACCGGGTCGCCCACCGCATGCACGGCGCGGGCCTGCGGATGCCGGCCCGGCTGCTCGCCCGGTGGGCGAGGCGCGTGACGGCAGTCGAGATCCACCCGGGCGCGGTGCTGGGCCGCCGGGTGTTCATCGACCACGGTGCCGGCGTGGTGATCGGCGAGACCGCCGTGGTCGGCGACGACGTGACGATGTACCACCAGGTCACCCTGGGCGCGGTCGGCTGGTGGAGCGACAACAAGCGCCCCGAGGGCGACCGCCGCCACCCCGTCGTCGGCAGCGGTGTCGTGCTCGGTGCCAACTGCACGGTCCTCGGGCCGGTGACCGTCGGGGACCGCGCGGTCATCGGTGCGCAGGCCCTCGTCAACAAGGACGTCCCCGGCGGTGCACGGGTGCTCGCACCCACCGCCGTCATCAAGGAGCCGGGCCGCGAGCCGGAGCTGATGGAGGACGTGTTCACCGTCATCGCCTCCGCGGGCTCCTGGTGA
- a CDS encoding tautomerase family protein, with product MPVISVDWWKGNDRAQREELVSELTASVSRIAGCPKEAVTVIVRDVEPGHWGKGGVLADVLLADAPTDIPTPQDTGGRP from the coding sequence GTGCCCGTGATTTCCGTGGACTGGTGGAAAGGCAACGACCGTGCCCAACGTGAGGAGCTGGTCAGCGAGCTGACCGCCAGCGTGTCCCGCATAGCGGGGTGCCCCAAGGAGGCCGTCACCGTCATCGTGCGGGACGTGGAACCCGGCCACTGGGGGAAGGGCGGCGTCCTCGCCGACGTCCTCCTGGCGGACGCCCCCACCGACATCCCCACCCCACAGGACACGGGCGGACGGCCATGA